In Vibrio marisflavi CECT 7928, the genomic stretch GTCGAGAAAATCCGCGACTTGCTTGGTCAATCGAGTTTGATTAGCACTAATGCTTATCTACACTCGTTTACAGGTGATTTGCAACAGCATATCAATGAGTTAACGCTCACCAATTGAAGCTTTACATTGTTTTGGTTATTCCCCCTCCGTCAAATGAATCGCAACACCTTTGAGGAAGTAAGCTGTTAACGTAAACTCTTCCTCTTTTCGTTTCATTTTCATTTTCATGGCTGTCAGCATGATCCTGTTTTTGTTGAAAATCAAGCATCTTCAATGGTCACGGGTATAGTTGATTTCAAAATTTCTGCACTTGAAATAAATGAGAAAATAGTTCTCATTTTCATTTATAGTAAAAGCAAGCATTCTACATAACACTTTACTTACAGTTGCTTAACGTAATTGCTTTATTTGAGCTAGATCTCCTTAGATTTTTATCTAGAGGGTTGCTCTGTTACATCTCTCACTATCTTTGGTAGAGATTAAATAGCGAGATGTACATTTTATTAGTTGTGGAACTATTAATAATATGAAAAAGAGAATATATATGATAAATAAAATATCAATTAATGGTTTATTATTACCGAGTGCATTGTTTTTTGCTTTACCCACTTTTGCACAGAGTAATATTGAAAACTGTAGTGGTGGAATGGAGGTTAAATTTGATCTAAGTAAGGTGAATAATGATTCAGTAAATTATGCAAATACGTATTTGACCGTTGTAGGTAAAAAGCAAGGTGTCGATACATCTGCTTTCGTTAAATTTTCAGCCCCCACGAAAGAAGGTGAACTTGTAGAGTTATCTAAACAGAGTAATGGTAAAAACTATGCATTGTTACTCAATAAGTTTGTATCAACATCAAATAATGTTGCACAAATATGTGTTCCACCTCTAATTTCTGGCAGGATCTATATTTCAGTTGGAAATCCACTTGATTTGCCCGTCGTTAAAGATGGAGATGGACATTATCGAGTGCAAGGCCCTGATGTGAATAATCCTTCAACCACCACCAATGGCACTGTTTTCGATAAAGTCGAATTTACTTACACAACGGGTGGCCAAACAGTCATTAATCCGACGGGGGTAGACTTTATTTCTATTCCATACACCATTACACAAGAGAAAGATGTGTATGGACGTGATGGCAGCATAGATAGCATTATCGATAATATGAAATTTTTAGTGTGTGAAGCACATGGTTACACCATTGAGTCCCCTAATTGTGATGCGGCATGGAATAAATCTGAATGGTCAACTTTGGCACATTATGAAGACATTAATGGCAAAGTTGTATCGGAGAATACAGAAAATGCACATTTAGTAAGAGTCGATGCTCCTGGGCGATTTGGTTCGACATTTAATAAATACTTTAATCCTTATATTGAAAAGTTAATTAAGTATTACTCGGTAGAATCTGGTAAATCCATCAAAATGGATTTATCTGAAATAAATAAAGGTATTTGGGTCGGTCAGTTTCAAGATAAACAGTTAAAGTTTTATCAAAATGGAGACAAAGCGACTTCACCGATTATTTTTAATTTTGATGGTGATTTTAGTAATTCCATTTTTCTTGCCGATCAAGGCCCATTTACCAAAGACACTCCTGAAAAAGCAACGATTTCAAGAAATCTCAGCTCTGCTATTGTGGCGGGTTTGCTGATGCGTAAAGATGGGAATAGTGGTATTGATACTCTTTTCGACAAGCAAGGTAATACTTATTTAGCTAACAAAGTGCAATTAGAGAAGTTAATACCATTTTATTTTAATAATGGTGACAATACCTTAGATTATAACCCGAATATTTGTGGTCAATCTGGGGGGGAACCATGTGTTAATATTTATCAGCAAGCGGTTCATGGACTTGTTAAAGATAATTACTACATTAAACCAGATAAGGTGTATCTCCACTCATACGCTTTTGCCTATGACGATTTTTTGGGTATGGATGGGACAAACACTAAGACAGACTCCTATCCTGCGACGATCACTTTAGGTAACCTGCAACACAGAGTTTTTCCTCATACAGATTCTGATGTGCCAACAATACCAGATGCGTCAACCACGCCAGATAAGCCTGTTAACGGCGAGACCAATCCTATTAAAGTGGCACAAGATGGCTCCGAGTTAACTATTTCTATTAAAGCAAATTATTGGGCTAACCTTCATTACACCATTAATGGAAGTAACCAACAAAATGTACCTATGGTTAAAGATAATTCTGGTTCGGTGAGTTATGCCGTTAAAAACCTAACGCCTGGTACGGAGATTGAGTATTGGGTTACTTATTTAATGGATAGCGGTAAAGGAGCTAAAAATAGTCAACATTCCACTTACATAGTAAAAAAAACGAGTAGCGGCAACACCGGTAGTTCAGAGGAGCAGAATTCGGGAGGCGGAACAGAAAAGGACGAGCCACAACAAGATTCTGGCAATACAAATAATTCATCAAGTTCATTGTGTGGTTATTTGAGTAAGAATAAATATGGCTCATGCTTTGAGACTCAATCGTTACTAAGTTCGAAAGCCGCATTTGAGGCGAATTTTTATAAGCGAGATGGTACTCATGGCAACAATGAACAGCAATGGTATAAGCCGGACCATGTTATATGGAATGAAAATAATAAATCTGTAACGTTAAAAGCGGAAGTAAAAAGTACTAATGGTAAACCCTATACCTCCGGAGAAATTAGAACCAAAGGTAGGTTTACAATAACAAAAGACACCAAAGGTCATGACATTTCTCGTGGCGGCGTAGAGGTAAAAGCGAAAGTACCGTATGGAAAAGGGCGTTGGCCTGCGATCTGGATGATGCCACAAGGCGATATGCCTTGGCCTTCAGGGATGGAAGTCGATATTCTTGAGTTTATGCAGCCCCCTTACGCTGTTACTGGCACCGTTCATTATGGTTTAAAGCAACAAGATGGCGTTGTAACTTGGAATTACAACAATAATATAGATATCGCGGCAGACAATGCCCCCGCTAAGGAAATCGATAATGGGTGGCATAAATATGGTTTTGAATGGAATGTTACTTCATCAGGTACGATTTATCTAACTTGGTACTTTGATGGTCATCCATTCCACCAACTGGAAATGGGAAAAAGTGCGGCGGGTAAATACTACTCAGTGATGAGAAACCCTTCTGTCAAAAATACAGAAACGAACCTTACATGTA encodes the following:
- a CDS encoding beta-1,3-glucanase family protein; the encoded protein is MINKISINGLLLPSALFFALPTFAQSNIENCSGGMEVKFDLSKVNNDSVNYANTYLTVVGKKQGVDTSAFVKFSAPTKEGELVELSKQSNGKNYALLLNKFVSTSNNVAQICVPPLISGRIYISVGNPLDLPVVKDGDGHYRVQGPDVNNPSTTTNGTVFDKVEFTYTTGGQTVINPTGVDFISIPYTITQEKDVYGRDGSIDSIIDNMKFLVCEAHGYTIESPNCDAAWNKSEWSTLAHYEDINGKVVSENTENAHLVRVDAPGRFGSTFNKYFNPYIEKLIKYYSVESGKSIKMDLSEINKGIWVGQFQDKQLKFYQNGDKATSPIIFNFDGDFSNSIFLADQGPFTKDTPEKATISRNLSSAIVAGLLMRKDGNSGIDTLFDKQGNTYLANKVQLEKLIPFYFNNGDNTLDYNPNICGQSGGEPCVNIYQQAVHGLVKDNYYIKPDKVYLHSYAFAYDDFLGMDGTNTKTDSYPATITLGNLQHRVFPHTDSDVPTIPDASTTPDKPVNGETNPIKVAQDGSELTISIKANYWANLHYTINGSNQQNVPMVKDNSGSVSYAVKNLTPGTEIEYWVTYLMDSGKGAKNSQHSTYIVKKTSSGNTGSSEEQNSGGGTEKDEPQQDSGNTNNSSSSLCGYLSKNKYGSCFETQSLLSSKAAFEANFYKRDGTHGNNEQQWYKPDHVIWNENNKSVTLKAEVKSTNGKPYTSGEIRTKGRFTITKDTKGHDISRGGVEVKAKVPYGKGRWPAIWMMPQGDMPWPSGMEVDILEFMQPPYAVTGTVHYGLKQQDGVVTWNYNNNIDIAADNAPAKEIDNGWHKYGFEWNVTSSGTIYLTWYFDGHPFHQLEMGKSAAGKYYSVMRNPSVKNTETNLTCSKWTNRCPDKYQSLSETAYRSFLAAYESGYYLRINMAVGGDGVEPKPDTNKFPVTEMQIASISRYVIQDSQQENNDTGDSNTDGSNTGGGNTDGSNTGGGNTDGSNAGGSNTDGSNAGGGNTNSGNTEDIDHTQAIVSLNSDGFENLLLQPELCDEASDPCPSGAYFIKSGNGQELYKLGTTMGGSQLWGDMGKTGQWSHNRYAILIGEGNYEMPDPFRLNYYMEVTGVSEFDALNKDQKVKVMPGINALNSSGNTAPGALNNFWRSLANLNVDSTALLTPINPDKPNDRNPAGVLRFGVSQASGIRNVYFSGKDLLMCDWNTINWACGQASGGFIANSYIDGEMNLGSQQQFYIGNTYAKMFKGSVWNYVLHNAKSGDGITKHPYPFTDVNDGHKVLTKPRLIVNSNQLWEIDDGNPSHNNIDINDFVVLSAGNSSDVLTADVDKIQDALNSGKKGLLILPGVYDFTKRLHVKENQIVLGIGMPSLICDAIEGCLLTDDQSIRVAGITLEPGIIADKSAKNSLLTVGDYKQDHPSIQDKRDAVILQDVYCRVARTRDVSKLSENHSPSAYSCITVNANDVIGENLWLWRADHDAQSGHDKYSYNNQVDWDTDEAQYGLIVNGDDVVMNGLAVEHFKNYQTIWNGKNGVINFYQSEMPYTLPEDDSANTPKVDCVASDGQVEQEIKSYAVCPSLYVAKTATGFVGNGIGVYSYLPKEYNHGRMQQTIVAETAIYIAANPEDVSIKNSVNRWLNGGKNSGISYNILDAAGNKYGRRIYGPDSAKTDDVANSVVAQYP